The Sphingobacterium lactis sequence TCGTTTTATCATCTGTTAAATATGGTTAAAGTGTGATAAGTTTACTGCTGATTCCCTATTTTAGCTCGAATTACTGAATTTAAGCTCGGTATATTTGCAATTATTAATATATAAAAGTAGAAAAAAGGCATAATATTTAATAATTTTGCCCAAGACTATAGATAAAGCGTGACGACAGATAGCATGAAAAACTTTTCAAGTTTCCTTATAATTCTTTTACTAGCTTGTACATTCCAGGCTAAATCCCAAGAAAAACTTATTGACCGTGTAGTAGCAACTGTAGGGTCAGGTATTATTCTGCAATCGGATATCGACATGCAGTACACCCAATATTTGGGGAATGGCGGTACGCCGACAGATGATTTCAAATGTACAGCCTTGCAACAGTTGATCATGACCAAGTTATTATCACAGCAGGCTGCGATTGACTCCATCGAAGTAACCGAAGCGCAGGTAGATGATCAGTTGAATGCACGTATGCGCGAAATGACACGTCGTGCCGGAACTAAGGAAAGACTAGAAGGCTTCTTGAAACGTTCTTTGTTACAATACAAGGAAGAAATGAGACCGATTCTTACTGAACAGATGAAAGCTGATGCCTTCCAGAGAACAATTGTTGATAAAATCACCATTACTCCTCAAGAGGTAAAACAATATTTCGAAAACTTAAATCAGGACAGTTTACCGTACTTCGATACAGAGGTTGAAATCGGTGAGGTCGTGATGTATCCGGAATTAACCAAAGAAGAGAAATCTGTATTTCGCGAGAAAGCGGAAGGTTTCCGCAAGCAGGTATTGGACGGCACGGACTTCGGTACAGTTGCGCGTTTCTATTCCGAGGATCCAGGATCATCCATGGCGGGAGGTGAACTTGGCTTTGCACCACGTGAGAACTACGTAAAAGAATTCTCGGCCATGGCCTTTAAATTAAAAGCTGGTGAAATTTCCCCGGTTTTTGAAACTGAATATGGATTCCATTTCCTACAGGTCCTAGAGCGTCGTGGTGAAGAAGTGAATGCAAGACACGTTTTGGTGACCACAAAGCCAACACAGGCCAGCTTAGACCGCTTGAAGGGCAAGATCGACTCCATCTACCAAAAGGTAGTGGACAAGAAGATTCCTTTCAGTACAGCAGCGACCATACACTCGGATAACAAGGAAACGAAATTCAATGGCGGTATGGTTGTCAATCAGAACAGATCGACCTTGATCCCTGTCAATGGATTGGAAAAAGAAGTGTTCATGGCGATCGATACGCTACAGCCGGGTGGCATCACAAAACCTTACCAATTCCAAAATCCACGTGATGGCAAGGTTGGCTACAAATTCACATACCTGAAGACACGTATCCCACCGCACAAAGCCAGTTTGGAGCAGGATTTTGCTAAAATCCAAGAAGCTGCACAAGAAGATAAGACCAGAAGGAAATTGAGCGAATGGTTCGAGAAAAAAACAAAAGGCACCTTCGTACACATCAACCCAGAATATCAATCTTGTCCTGAGTTACAGATGTGGCTAAAGGAAGATAATATCGCTGCAACAAAAGAATAAAAACACTAAAGTATATAAAAAAAGAGGTTCAGCAACGAACCTCTTTTTTTGTGCTGTGCAGGGATGGGGGGCGGAAACTCAAAATTATCCGTTACGCATTCTAACTAGTGTTTGCACCGGTTCTACATGCACCAAGTAGTGTCCTAGCGAAATCCGACTTTGCAAGGCATATGTATTAACGTCAATAGTACAAGCACTGTAATTTTAACCAGCCTAAATAAGACCTGTACAGAAAACTGATGCACCCCTACCAATTCTGACCCTCGGTTTAAAGAAGACACCAACAACAAAAAAGCACGGTATTCCTACCGTGCTCTAAACTCTTATTGCAATCCATCCCTTATCTTTCGTACATCATCTCCAGGATAACTTTCCATTGGAATTCTCCTGTCAATTGCCAGATACGGATATAATTGAATTTAACAACCTTATCTTTCATACCTACGGTCGCCGTACCGGAGGTATAGGCGAATTCCCCGGAGTATGCTCTACCCACATCGTTTGGATCTGTATCGATCTCAATGCGGTCTTTTTTCAGGAAAGCCAAGACATTGTCCCTCCCCTCGATTTCATTCTGCCAAGGGAAATAGAACCGTGCATCATCGGCCAGGAATTCCTTATAACCCGTTCTGGTATCTGCCTTTAGAATCGTCGAGAACAGTTCATCTGTCTGCATAACAACTTCCTCACGCTGTTCCAATCGTTTTACGGAACGGTGTTTCAGGTAGTTCTTGTCATCCGGTTCGAAATACTCCAAAGGACCGGCCTTTTTCTTGCCGTAGTTTTCGACCTCGGCACGGATATGCGCACGCCAATTTCCCTTCTTATCCCTTCTCCAAACCGTCAGGTATTGTCCGTAGCGCTTCGTAGCACCCATCTTCTGGAACTCAATCGGTCCAGAGGTCACTCCCCAGTCCAAACTGCGGGATACCAGGGCAAAGTTCGGCGTCCAGGATAAACGATCCGGAAGATTGGGCCTATTGTCTAGGTAATTCTGTGCATTCACGGGAGAAGGGACGAAAAAAACCGTCTCCTTGTCCGTAATATACTTCAGTCCGGCATGCGGACTTTCTGATTTTGAAAGATTTGCAGCCGTCCGGTCCACCGATAATAGACCGCCTACCTTTTCCGGTAATTGGGCAAAACTCGTTAGCGTAAGGAATACTGCGGCAATTAAAGCTATGCCTTTTCTATAACTCATTTTTGTAATTTTCACCTACCTACTCAAATCTTATTCCAAAGTGTCCCATCCTTGCTATCCTTCAACTGGATACCGGCTGCCGTAAGTTGCTCACGGATACGGTCAGAGGTAACGAAGTCCTTATTCTGCTTCGCCTCGTTGCGTAGGTTGATGATGATGTTCATCAGGTCATCCATGCTATCTGAATCGCTCACCTGGTCATCCTTCAAGCCCAAGATATCGAACACAAACTCCTGAAGATAAGCCTTTAACGCCTCCAAATCAGCAGCATTGATGGTCAATTTTCCATCGTGGATGGAATTGATGATACGGACCACTTCAAATAGTTCCGCGATCAATACTGGACTGTTGAAATCATCGTCCATAGCTGCATAGCTACGGGATTTTATTTCTTCCAGTTTTCCGAAATTGGACTTGGATGCCGGCACGATCTTATCCAATAGACCAATGGCATTCATCAATCTTTTATAACCTTTATCTGCAGCTTCCAGCGCTTCATTGGAGAAATCCAACGTGCTTCTGTAATGCGCCTGCAGCATAAAGAAACGTACTGCCATCGGCGAATAACCCCTATTCAGCAGTGGATGATTTCCCGTGAAGAGTTCTCCAGGGAGGAATCCATTTCCTGCAGACTTGGACATACGCGCACCATTTACGGTAAGCATATTGGTATGCATCCAATATTTTGCCGGGCTGGTATGGTTACAAGCCTCGGATTGTGCAATCTCATTGGTATGGTGCGTAGCGGCCAGGTCCATCCCTCCACCGTGGATATCGAATTGATCCCCCAGGTATTTACGGCTCATGGCAGAACACTCAATGTGCCAGCCCGGAAAACCGACGCCCCAAGGTGACGGCCAGCGCATGATATGCTCTGGTTTGGCTTTGATCCATAGCGCGAAGTCCAAACGGCCACGCTTTTCATCCTGCCCGCCAAGTTCACGCGTATTGTTCAGCATGTCCTCCAAATTGCGGTTGGTCAGGATCGTATAATTATACTCCTTTACGTATTTTTCAACATCGAAATACACCGTACCGTTCACTTCGTAAGCAAAACCATTGTCGATGATCTGTTTCACCATCTCGATCTGCTCCGAGATATGCCCCGTTGCAGTAGGTTCAATGCTCGGTGGAATCGTATTGAAAAGACGAAGGACGTCGTGGAATCCGATCGTATATTTCTGCACGATCTCCATAGGCTCCAATTGTTCCAGTTTCGCCTTTTTCGCAAACTTATCGTCCCCTTCGTCATTATCACCTTCCAAATGCCCTGCATCCGTAATATTACGAACATAGCGCACCTTGTAACCCAGATGGATCAGGTAACGAAAGATCAAGTCAAAGGAAACAAAGGTACGGCAGTTCCCCAAATGTACATCGCTATACACAGTGGGACCACACACATACATCCCAACCATATTGGGATGGATAGGTTCAAACTTTTCCTTCTTCCTCGTCAGGGTATTATACAGTACTAGATTATGCTCCATGAACTATCTGAAACGGTTTATTTTTGTCTAAAGAATATCTGAATAGGCACGCCTTTGAAATCAAAGTTCTCGCGCAATTTGTTCTCTACGAAACGTTTGTACGGATCTTTGATGTATTGCGGCAGGTTACAGAAGAATGCAAACATCGGCGATCGCCCAGGCAACTGAGTTACATATTTGATCTTGATGTATTTACCCTTGATGGACGGTGGTGGGTAATTCTCGATGATCTCCAACATCACATCGTTCAATTTGGATGTCGGAATCTTCTTGGTTTTATTGTTGTATACCTCCATCGCTGTTTCCACAGCTTTGAAGATCCGTTGTTTCTCCGTTACGGAAGTAAAGATGATCGGCACATCAGTGAATGGGGCTATCTTATTACGGATAGCCTGTTCAAATTCCTTGGCCGTTTTGTGGTCCTTCTCCACGGTATCCCACTTGTTCACCAAGATAACGATTCCCTTTTTGTTCTTCTCTGCAAGGTGGAAGATATTGATGTCCTGGGCTTCAATTCCATCTTTGGCATCAATCATCAGGATAACGACATCCGAATCTTCCAACGCCTTGATGGTACGCATTACGGAATAGAACTCTATATCCTCATTCACTTTTGATTTACGGCGCAATCCTGCCGTATCGATCAATAGGAACTCATGTCCGAATTGGTTGTAATGGATGCGGATAGAATCGCGCGTAGTTCCGGCAATAGGTGTTACGATGTTACGGTCTTCACCTAAAAGTGCATTGGTCAGGGAGGACTTCCCAACATTCGGGCGACCAACGATGGTAAACTTCGGCAATTCACTCTCCTCTTCCTCTTCCACCTCAAAGTTTGCAACCACATCATCCAACAGTTCTCCAGTTCCGGAACCTGTCATGGACGAGATATTATAGATCTCGCCTAGCCCCAACGAATAGAACTCTGCAGAATCATGGGTTTGTTTTGCGCTATCGACCTTGTTTGCAACAACGAAAACAGGCTTCTTGCTGCGGCGCAGCAAGTTTGCGATTTCATCATCCAAATCTGTAATGCCCGTGGTGACATCCACCACGAAAAGCACGGCCGATGCTTCTTCGATCGCGATCAATACCTGATCCCGGATGGCTGCCTCAAAGACATCATCCGATCCCTGTACGAAACCTCCCGTATCGATCACCGTAAATTTCTTGCCTATCCATTCTGCCTGACCATAGTGGCGGTCACGCGTCACGCCGCTAAAGTCATCAACAATAGCTTTCCTACTTTCTGTCAAGCGGTTATATAAAGTGGATTTCCCAACATTGGGCCTTCCAACAATTGCTACAATATTTGCCATATTTCTAATTTGTCGTTACCTCACGGCAACATTTTCAGGTATCGTGTAAAGGTACAAAGTTACACAATATCCGAACATCTTGCGTTAGAAATCAGAAAATGAATAGCAAGGTTCCTCCAGAGCCGTTAAAGAGAGAAAGGAAGGCAGATTTAAAGAAAAGACTGCCTCTCATGTTGGGAGGCAGTCCGTTCAAATAGTTTTGAAAATTAACAGTTAGAAAGTTATACAGTCCAAACACTTAAATAACAATAAGTGAGGACTTTATTAATTTATTTCAGTTATTAAATGAACTTCATAAAAGGATTCTGAAAGATAGAAAAATTATTCCGAAAACTTAAGCAAATAAAGTGGATATTTTTAACCGAATTCCGACTAAAAAAGTAGATATTAGGTAAAAAACTAAATTATTTATTCTTTTCGTTGCAAGTTTTTGCTCGCCAGCGACACGATAAACCTACTTAATTCCTATAAAGAAAGGGTATTTTCTCGGTAAGCAAAACCTCGTTTTTATACCAAATTCAATGGGCGAAATAAAAGTTTCACCGCTTAGCGGCATTCCATAAAAAAAGAAAGGCGAAGCTTTCGCTCCACCTTTCCGCATTAATAACAAAACTTATAAAGTATTGGGATTTTATGGGTTCTGTTTTAGGATTCCGTTGGATAGTACGATCTGCTGTTCAGGGATAAACTCGATTATCTCCTTGGAGTTCGGTGCTACGGTAAGGAATGAGTTTTCATTGGCAATGTGGGTACCTGGGTACTGTCTGTTCAATGTTTTTCCATTTCTGAAAATATCGAACTTCCGATGTCCTTCCCATGCCAATTCCAAATTACGTTCATTCAAAACAACATCAAGAGCTGTTCTTCCGTCCAAATTGGCTGCTGTCCACAATCCAGCATCTGGAATTCCAGCACGCTTACGGATCAGGTTCACGTCAGCCAATGCACCAGCGGTATTGCCA is a genomic window containing:
- the cysS gene encoding cysteine--tRNA ligase, yielding MEHNLVLYNTLTRKKEKFEPIHPNMVGMYVCGPTVYSDVHLGNCRTFVSFDLIFRYLIHLGYKVRYVRNITDAGHLEGDNDEGDDKFAKKAKLEQLEPMEIVQKYTIGFHDVLRLFNTIPPSIEPTATGHISEQIEMVKQIIDNGFAYEVNGTVYFDVEKYVKEYNYTILTNRNLEDMLNNTRELGGQDEKRGRLDFALWIKAKPEHIMRWPSPWGVGFPGWHIECSAMSRKYLGDQFDIHGGGMDLAATHHTNEIAQSEACNHTSPAKYWMHTNMLTVNGARMSKSAGNGFLPGELFTGNHPLLNRGYSPMAVRFFMLQAHYRSTLDFSNEALEAADKGYKRLMNAIGLLDKIVPASKSNFGKLEEIKSRSYAAMDDDFNSPVLIAELFEVVRIINSIHDGKLTINAADLEALKAYLQEFVFDILGLKDDQVSDSDSMDDLMNIIINLRNEAKQNKDFVTSDRIREQLTAAGIQLKDSKDGTLWNKI
- the der gene encoding ribosome biogenesis GTPase Der is translated as MANIVAIVGRPNVGKSTLYNRLTESRKAIVDDFSGVTRDRHYGQAEWIGKKFTVIDTGGFVQGSDDVFEAAIRDQVLIAIEEASAVLFVVDVTTGITDLDDEIANLLRRSKKPVFVVANKVDSAKQTHDSAEFYSLGLGEIYNISSMTGSGTGELLDDVVANFEVEEEEESELPKFTIVGRPNVGKSSLTNALLGEDRNIVTPIAGTTRDSIRIHYNQFGHEFLLIDTAGLRRKSKVNEDIEFYSVMRTIKALEDSDVVILMIDAKDGIEAQDINIFHLAEKNKKGIVILVNKWDTVEKDHKTAKEFEQAIRNKIAPFTDVPIIFTSVTEKQRIFKAVETAMEVYNNKTKKIPTSKLNDVMLEIIENYPPPSIKGKYIKIKYVTQLPGRSPMFAFFCNLPQYIKDPYKRFVENKLRENFDFKGVPIQIFFRQK
- a CDS encoding YybH family protein, giving the protein MSYRKGIALIAAVFLTLTSFAQLPEKVGGLLSVDRTAANLSKSESPHAGLKYITDKETVFFVPSPVNAQNYLDNRPNLPDRLSWTPNFALVSRSLDWGVTSGPIEFQKMGATKRYGQYLTVWRRDKKGNWRAHIRAEVENYGKKKAGPLEYFEPDDKNYLKHRSVKRLEQREEVVMQTDELFSTILKADTRTGYKEFLADDARFYFPWQNEIEGRDNVLAFLKKDRIEIDTDPNDVGRAYSGEFAYTSGTATVGMKDKVVKFNYIRIWQLTGEFQWKVILEMMYER
- a CDS encoding peptidylprolyl isomerase — encoded protein: MKNFSSFLIILLLACTFQAKSQEKLIDRVVATVGSGIILQSDIDMQYTQYLGNGGTPTDDFKCTALQQLIMTKLLSQQAAIDSIEVTEAQVDDQLNARMREMTRRAGTKERLEGFLKRSLLQYKEEMRPILTEQMKADAFQRTIVDKITITPQEVKQYFENLNQDSLPYFDTEVEIGEVVMYPELTKEEKSVFREKAEGFRKQVLDGTDFGTVARFYSEDPGSSMAGGELGFAPRENYVKEFSAMAFKLKAGEISPVFETEYGFHFLQVLERRGEEVNARHVLVTTKPTQASLDRLKGKIDSIYQKVVDKKIPFSTAATIHSDNKETKFNGGMVVNQNRSTLIPVNGLEKEVFMAIDTLQPGGITKPYQFQNPRDGKVGYKFTYLKTRIPPHKASLEQDFAKIQEAAQEDKTRRKLSEWFEKKTKGTFVHINPEYQSCPELQMWLKEDNIAATKE